From Procambarus clarkii isolate CNS0578487 chromosome 73, FALCON_Pclarkii_2.0, whole genome shotgun sequence, one genomic window encodes:
- the LOC138356631 gene encoding micronuclear linker histone polyprotein-like — MTIPCRSSPPATFTPAYLLFLLVLVAQYQRTVGVGCVGAGGRCVGGAGGRECEWVEGGKDRPLEQSDCGPEETCCFSGSPPESTPGSTPGSTPGSTPGSPQESPTHVEGRRKRREAAEDSEGLHQPLGKMLEREEQERKSPSHQRKTKMNISRYRDNSRPGDNSRPGDNSRPRDNSRPGDNSRPGDNSRPGDNSRPGDNSRPRDNSRPGDKASNHRTRKQRNNSRPSVPGELHSDSQTISKNRKQKGGEKIATVRQRESRHRKANNKENKKMNKKAVKENRGKYKHERQRSKQKSGEDKRKRKKEHGNIRKAGGQRDLEHNKNKTLKSRKTKRPRKMKKMSEKTSLKISPINNFEKQRNVKNLKKGEGKTSKRDNNLKSVAAPRIVKTTNIKNKAKLKKELESNVVEATHTKRNSRKTKKSKKTQPKKSKKTQPKKSKKTQPKKSKKTLPKKKKKKKKNVSQKTKKRFPKQVDKLRPGKTKKKLSKNTKKNLTKKAKKIQPKKIRKMQQEKMKKNRSKKLKKALQNKTKQTLRKKTEFQGKEKKRKNKTRKTKTTNKMNKKTKNITKKKKTNRGKKMNNNKKGHLRKTKSQSKNSSKRGSKSSKKMEKKTKQLTRQETKAGKTKVEKETSSRQNSGSKRKCGRSKKCTRAGGRCTNGQCSTKVIAGRTKCKGASCVCCRLGGASEGLKYGKSGLCRLFKVLNVCFPGIIGGEYVLVFP, encoded by the exons ATGACCATCCCTTGTCGTTCTTCTCCTCCTGCTACATTCACACCAGCTTATCTGCTCTTCCTCCTCGTCCTTGTGGCCCAGTACCAG AGGACTGTGGGCGTGGGCTGTGTCGGAGCCGGCGGGCggtgtgtgggtggtgctggtgggcgggagtgtgagtgggtggagggcgggaaggaccgcccactggagcagtCTGACTGCGGACCCGAAGAGACATGCTGCTTCTCGG ggtcaccaccggAGTCAACACCGGGGTCAACACCGGGGTCAACACCGGGGTCAACACCGGGGTCACCACAAGAGTCACCAACACACGTGGAAGGCAGACGTAAGAGGCGAGAGGCAGCGGAGGATTCTGAAGGTCTTCATCAACCTCTAGGGAAGATGCTCGAAAGAGAAGAACAGGAACGGAAGTCACCAAGTCAccaaagaaaaacaaaaatgaATATCAGCAGGTACCGGGATAACAGCAGACCCGGGGATAACAGCAGACCCGGAGATAACAGTAGACCCAGAGATAACAGCAGACCCGGAGATAACAGCAGACCCGGGGATAACAGCAGACCCGGGGATAACAGCAGACCCGGGGATAACAGTAGACCCAGAGATAACAGCAGACCCGGAGATAAAGCCAGCAATCACAGAACAAGGAAGCAGAGGAATAACAGCAGACCATCAGTGCCAGGAGAGCTCCACAGTGACTCCCAAACTATCTCCAAGAACCGTAAACAAAAAGGAGGAGAAAAAATTGCAACAGTCAGGCAAAGAGAAAGCAGACACAGGAAAGCCAACAATAAAGAAAATAAGAAAATGAATAAAAAAGCCGTGAAAGAAAATAGAGGAAAGTACAAACATGAAAGACAAAGGAGTAAACAGAAGAGTGGGGAAgacaaaagaaagagaaagaaagaacacGGAAATATAAGGAAGGCAGGAGGCCAACGGGACCTTGAACACAACAAGAACAAAACGCTAAAATCTCGAAAGACTAAAAGGCCAAGAAAGATGAAGAAAATGAGTGAAAAGACGAGCCTAAAAATAAGTCCCATAAACAACTTCGAGAAACAAAGAAATGTGAAAAATCTAAAAAAGGGTGAAGGAAAAACAAGTAAAAGAGATAACAATTTGAAAAGTGTTGCAGCACCAAGAATAGTCAAGACGACGAATATAAAGAACAAAGCAAAACTTAAGAAAGAATTAGAATCAAACGTCGTTGAGGCAACACACACCAAGAGGAACTCAAGGAAAACAAAG aaatctaagaaaacgcaaccaaagaaatctaagaaaacgcaaccaaagaaatctaagaaaaCGCAACCAAAGAAATCAAAGAAAACACTaccaaagaagaagaagaagaagaagaaaaatgtATCACAGAAAACAAAGAAAAGATTTCCAAAGCAAGTAGATAAATTGCGACCAGGGAAAACGAAGAAAAAGCTATCAAAGAACACGAAGAAAAATCTTACGAAGAAAGCAAAGAAAATACAGCCAAAGAAAATAAGAAAAATGCAACAGGAAAAAATGAAGAAAAACCGATCAAAGAAGTTGAAGAAAGCGctacaaaataaaacaaaacaaacactaAGAAAGAAAACAGAATTTCAGGGCAAAGAAAAGAAAAGGAAAAACAAAACACGTAAGACTAAAACGACAAATAAAATGAACAAAAAGACAAAGAATATTACCAAAAAGAAAAAAACCAACAGAGGAAAGAAAATGAATAATAACAAAAAGGGGCATTTGAGAAAAACCAAATCCCAGTCCAAAAACTCCTCTAAGAGAGGCAGCAAATCTTCAAAGAAAATGGAAAAGAAGACGAAACAACTGACGCGCCAAGAGACGAAGGCAGGAAAGACGAAGGTGGAGAAGGAGACATCTTCGCGGCAAAATTCAGGGTCGAAGAGAAAGTGTGGGAGGAGCAAGAAGTGTACAAGAGCCGGAGGAAGGTGTACCAATGGTCAGTGTTCCACTAAGGTCATTGCGGGACGCACCAAGTGTAAAGGGGCTTCCTGCGTCTGCTGTCGTCTAG gtggtgccagtgagggcctTAAGTATGGCaagtcggggttgtgtcgtctgtttaaggtgttgaatgtgtgctttccag GTAtcattggaggcgagtatgtactagtctttccatga